One Synechococcus sp. Nb3U1 genomic window, AATCACCAGCACCCCCAGGCCCCGTTCGGCACCGGTAAATTCCCCCACCATCGCCCCCAAGACCGCTGCTGGTGCCGCCACCTGCAACCCGGCCACCAGATAGGGCACAGCAGCACGCGCCCGCACATACCGCAGCATCGCCAGTCGACTACGACCATAGCTGGCCACCAGATCCGCCCAACTGGCGGGAATAGCCCGCAGCCCCACCACCAGGGGCACAAAGGTAGTGTAATAGACTGCCAGGGCCGCCAGGGTAATTTGCGGGCCATCGGAGGTGCCAAATATCACCCGCAGCACCGGCCCTGTGGCCACCAGCGGCAGACAGAACACCACTAGAGCCAGGTTTTGGATCAATCCCTCGCTCACTGGAAACAAGGCCACCACCACAGCCAACAGCATGGCCGCCCCATTGCCATATAGGAAACCCCAAGCCGCCTCCCGCAGGGTCACCAGTAGGGCACGAGCATACAGATCGGGACGACTGGCCAACCGTTCCCCGATAGCGCTGGGGGCCGCCAAAATATAGCGTTCCGATAGCAGCAGCCGCACCAGCAGCTCCCAAGCCAATAGCAAGCCCCCAACCATAAGTAGGCTGTTGGCCCCTAGCAGTATCCCTTGTGGCCCAGCCCTGAGCCGGCTCACCGCTGCACCTCCAACATCTGCTCCAGTCCCAATGCCTCTGAGACTTGAGCGACCAGGTGATGAAATTCTGGGGAGCGCAAGATCTGAGCTGAGCGAGGTCGGGGCAGCCTTACCGGGATTCGGGCCACGATTTGGCCTGGCCTCGCGCTCATGACCACGATCTCATCAGCCAGCAGCACCGCCTCGTCGATGGAGTGGGTGACCAACAGAGCCGTCGCCCCTCGGTTTTCCCAGAGGCTGGGCAACTCCAGATTGAGCCGCCGTCGCGTCAGCTCATCCACCGCCCCAAACGGCTCATCTAGCAGCAGCAGTCGGGGCTGGGTGATGAGACAGCGGGCGATAGCCGCCCGTTGCCGCATGCCCCCCGACAGCTCGGCCGGTTTGGCCCGTTCAAACCCCTCAAGACCTATCCGCGCCAACAGATCTCGAATCACCTGCCGATCCACCGACTGCCGGGCCAGGGTTTGGGCCAGAGCCACATTCGACTCCACGCTGCGCCAGGGCAGCAATGAGGGATCCTGAAAGGCGACGGCGATCTCCCCCCGCTTCTTCAGCACCACGGGCGGTAGGCCGTCGATCAGCACCTGGCCAGAGGACAACTGCTCCAACCCCGCGATCGCCCGTAGTAGGGTGGATTTGCCACAGCCCGATGGCCCCACCAGCGCCGTCAGGGATCCCGGTTGCAACCGCAGGTTGATATTGGCCAGGGCTGGCACCTGAGATCGCCCCCAGCCGAAGATCTTGCTGCCCTCCACCACCCGCACCTCTGGGGGCTGGATGGCTCTGGGATCCCTTAGGTTGGCTCTAGATGGTAGATCGACCGTCATAGATCTCTTCTAAGATTGAGCGATCCCAAAGAGCAGGGGTGACCTCCTCTCCTAGGAGGTTGAGGGTTTCCACATTGGCAGCCACTGTGTCATCGGTAAACCAGCCAAATCCGTTCTGGTCAGTCAAATCCGAGAACATCAGCTTCAGCTGCTCCCTGGCCTGTAGTTTCTGGGTCTCCAGATCCAGGCCAGCATCCGGGAACATCGCTAGGGTCAGCTCAGCAGCCGCGTCGGTATCGGCTTTGTAGTCTTGCCAGCCCCTGATCTCCCCGCGCAGGAGGCCGATCACCTCCTCTCGGCGGGTTTCTAGGCTCTTTTCTAGGACAATGTAGGTCTGGCTATGAACGGTGTAGCCATAGTCCGCCATCAACAGGGTGACGTTGTCGATCCCCTGGACGGTCATAGCTACGGGCAAGTCGGTGAGCCAACATAACAGACAGTCCACTTCGCCATTCACCAACGGGGCGGCATCGTACTGGGTAGGGATGATGGTGATCTGGTCGATATCCACATCGTTGAGGGTGCAGAGGGTCTGCAACACAGGGGTGTTGGCGGTGGCCATGCCGATGCTCTTACCCTCCAGATCTTTGGGCTCGTTCACCGGGTTAGCCGGCAAAGAGGCGATAGCAAAGGGGTTTTTCTGCATCGCCACCGCGATGATCTTGAAGGGAGCCCCTTGCGAGACGGCAGCCGCCGTGTAGTCTGCCGCCGAGATGCCCATCAAGGCGGTGCCACTCACCACGGGCGGCTCGACGGGCGCGTTGGGGCCGCCGGGTACTAAGCTCACCTCCAACCCCTCTTCAGTCCAGTACCCTTTATTCTGGGCAATGTAGCTGCCCCCGAACTGCACCGAGTGCAACCAGGAAAGCTGAAAGCCCACCGATGTAGCGGCACGGACATAGGAAGACCGCAGCAATGAGGAGCCAGCCACAAAGGCCCCACCAGCCCCCAAGAGTTTGATGGCGCTACGACGAGAAAAAACATGAGATCCAGACATCAAACCCTCTTGAGACAGAGAGAAAAACAGCTCGCTGCCCCAAAAGTGCCCCAACTGTTGAGGTAGATTCTGTACCTATAGCTACTGCTCTTGCCAAAAGGCCGCAACAGGCCACGCTCGCTCCACAACAGAAGTCTCGGGGTGAGCATAGCGAATGGAAATCCGCCGGAAGGGATGGGGACAGGCCTGGCCACCAGCGTGGAGGGTGCGGGAATCCAGAATCATGACATCCCCAGGCTGGAAACTGGGGGCAAGAATCCGGAACTTAGGATCCAGTCTTTTCCCTTGCATTGCCCCATCAATATCAGGAACGGGAGCAAGAATATGCCCCCCCTCAGCCAGAGTGGCCTCCGCCGCAGAAAATTCAACAGGGGCGTAGAGCGGCCCGTGATGGGATCCCACCACAGCCC contains:
- a CDS encoding ABC transporter ATP-binding protein yields the protein MTVDLPSRANLRDPRAIQPPEVRVVEGSKIFGWGRSQVPALANINLRLQPGSLTALVGPSGCGKSTLLRAIAGLEQLSSGQVLIDGLPPVVLKKRGEIAVAFQDPSLLPWRSVESNVALAQTLARQSVDRQVIRDLLARIGLEGFERAKPAELSGGMRQRAAIARCLITQPRLLLLDEPFGAVDELTRRRLNLELPSLWENRGATALLVTHSIDEAVLLADEIVVMSARPGQIVARIPVRLPRPRSAQILRSPEFHHLVAQVSEALGLEQMLEVQR
- a CDS encoding ABC transporter substrate-binding protein, translating into MSGSHVFSRRSAIKLLGAGGAFVAGSSLLRSSYVRAATSVGFQLSWLHSVQFGGSYIAQNKGYWTEEGLEVSLVPGGPNAPVEPPVVSGTALMGISAADYTAAAVSQGAPFKIIAVAMQKNPFAIASLPANPVNEPKDLEGKSIGMATANTPVLQTLCTLNDVDIDQITIIPTQYDAAPLVNGEVDCLLCWLTDLPVAMTVQGIDNVTLLMADYGYTVHSQTYIVLEKSLETRREEVIGLLRGEIRGWQDYKADTDAAAELTLAMFPDAGLDLETQKLQAREQLKLMFSDLTDQNGFGWFTDDTVAANVETLNLLGEEVTPALWDRSILEEIYDGRSTI